The DNA sequence CCTGCACCGTGAGTACGTCGGACGCCCGTCGCCGCTGACCGAGGTGTCGCGCTTCGCGCAGCACTGCGGCGGCGAGGCCGGCAACCGGGTGTTCCTCAAGCGCGAGGACCTCAACCACACCGGCTCGCACAAGATCAACAACGTGCTCGGCCAGGCGTTGCTGGTCAAGCGCATGGGCAAGACGCGCGTGATCGCCGAGACCGGCGCGGGCCAGCACGGTGTGGCCACCGCGACGGCGGCCGCGCTGCTCGACCTCGAGTGCGTCGTGTACATGGGCGAGGAGGACACGCGCCGTCAGGCGCTCAACGTGGCCCGCATGCGGCTGCTCGGCGCCACGGTGGTCCCGGTCCAGATCGGCTCGCGCACGCTCAAGGACGCCATCAACGAGGCGCTGCGCGACTGGGTCGCCAATGTCGAGACCACGCACTACCTGCTCGGCACCGTGACGGGCCCGCACCCCTTCCCCGAGATGGTGCGCGAGTTCCACCGCGTCATCGGCCAGGAGGCGCGCGCGCAGATCCTCGAGCGCACGGGCCGCCTGCCCGACGCCGTGGCCGCGTGCGTGGGCGGCGGCTCCAACGCGCTGGGCATCTTCAACGCGTTCCTCGACGACCCCGATGTCGCGCTGTACGGGTTCGAGGCCGGCGGCGAGGGCGTCGACTCCGGTCGGCACGCCGCGCGGTTCAGCGGCGGCGCCCCGGGCGTGCTGCACGGCGCGCGCTCCTACCTGCTGCAGGACGACGACGGCCAGACCCTGCCGAGCCATTCGGTCTCCGCGGGCCTGGACTACCCGAGCGTCGGCCCGGCGCACTCGTGGCTGCACGACCTGGGCCGCGCGACC is a window from the Xylanimonas ulmi genome containing:
- the trpB gene encoding tryptophan synthase subunit beta — protein: MSDALSGTLAHQVLGRLSEQPGPYFGEFGGRFVPEALIAALDELETEYRKAIDDPAFRDELARLHREYVGRPSPLTEVSRFAQHCGGEAGNRVFLKREDLNHTGSHKINNVLGQALLVKRMGKTRVIAETGAGQHGVATATAAALLDLECVVYMGEEDTRRQALNVARMRLLGATVVPVQIGSRTLKDAINEALRDWVANVETTHYLLGTVTGPHPFPEMVREFHRVIGQEARAQILERTGRLPDAVAACVGGGSNALGIFNAFLDDPDVALYGFEAGGEGVDSGRHAARFSGGAPGVLHGARSYLLQDDDGQTLPSHSVSAGLDYPSVGPAHSWLHDLGRATYRPVTDTEAMDAFRVLCRTEGIIPAIESAHALAGAIQVGTELAAAGARDQIIVVNLSGRGDKDVATAARWFGLLDDEAAGASLSGPEGDQ